A window of the Dyadobacter pollutisoli genome harbors these coding sequences:
- a CDS encoding DUF2461 domain-containing protein codes for MSEQTLIPASSLEFLKVLGQNNNRDWFNAHKDEFIEEQTHIEDFAGMLLAELNIHDLIETPSGKKSLHRIYRDTRFSSNKTPYKTNWSGNFSRATAQRRGGYYFHIEPGNSFVAGGFWAPNPQDMKRIRDDISFDPEPLRKILKSKSFVSTFGTLRGEQLKTTPKGFDPNDEAIDLLRYKQFLLSRKFTDAEVLSPTFLNEANLTFKNMRPFFDYMSEVLTIDADGLDQI; via the coding sequence ATGTCAGAGCAGACACTCATTCCGGCATCAAGTCTGGAATTTTTAAAGGTATTGGGGCAAAATAATAACCGCGATTGGTTCAATGCACACAAAGATGAATTCATCGAAGAGCAAACGCATATTGAAGATTTCGCGGGCATGCTGCTGGCGGAGTTAAATATCCATGATCTGATAGAAACGCCTTCGGGTAAAAAAAGCCTTCACCGTATTTACCGCGATACGCGTTTTTCAAGTAATAAAACTCCCTATAAAACCAATTGGAGCGGCAACTTTTCACGTGCGACCGCGCAGCGCAGGGGAGGATATTATTTTCACATTGAGCCAGGTAATAGTTTTGTCGCAGGCGGTTTCTGGGCGCCCAATCCACAAGATATGAAACGTATTCGGGACGATATCAGCTTTGATCCCGAGCCTTTGAGGAAGATTTTGAAGAGCAAATCATTTGTTTCCACATTTGGTACCTTGCGTGGTGAGCAGTTGAAAACGACTCCAAAAGGCTTCGATCCTAATGATGAAGCGATCGATCTGCTGCGCTACAAACAATTCCTGCTGAGCCGGAAATTCACAGACGCGGAAGTTCTGAGCCCGACGTTTTTGAATGAAGCCAATCTGACATTCAAGAACATGCGGCCGTTTTTTGACTATATGAGCGAGGTTTTGACTATTGATGCGGACGGCCTAGACCAGATTTAA
- a CDS encoding globin domain-containing protein, giving the protein MTDWKILAIKHSWSNLLLDSEAAGALFYEKLFALDPSLRPLFKHSMEDQSKKLIDMLTLMIVNLQCMDEMKEEISALARRHEQYGTRPEHYQTLGVALIQTLEIQLADQWNPDLAEAWQEVYTIWTDAMIH; this is encoded by the coding sequence ATGACCGACTGGAAAATTCTTGCTATCAAACATTCGTGGAGCAATCTGCTGCTCGATTCAGAGGCCGCAGGTGCGCTTTTTTACGAAAAACTTTTCGCATTGGATCCTTCGTTAAGGCCTCTTTTCAAACATTCCATGGAGGATCAGTCCAAAAAATTGATCGATATGCTTACCTTAATGATCGTAAATCTCCAATGCATGGACGAGATGAAGGAGGAAATAAGCGCGCTCGCCAGGCGTCACGAGCAATACGGAACGCGTCCCGAACATTACCAAACGCTCGGCGTTGCACTCATTCAAACATTGGAAATTCAGCTGGCAGATCAATGGAACCCTGATCTGGCTGAGGCCTGGCAGGAAGTTTACACGATCTGGACAGATGCCATGATACATTGA
- a CDS encoding tryptophan-rich sensory protein, with protein sequence MKKTLQIANILALIITLIVNYLSNTGIFNGNTMATVSARYQNFFTPSGYAFSVWGLIYLALAAFVIYQSRGLFNDKPVPTIVEKIGWLFVISCAANSLWVFAWLYDYTGLSVIIMAILLSSLLLIVFRTRMEMDVIPIKKIALTWWPFALYLGWITVAIIANFAAYLTKIQWNGFGLADTTWTIIMLCAAGVIFVGLTWVRNLRESSLVGIWGLVAVAVANWNQTPAVAYTAIAVSAVIFLSSMLHAYRNRGRHFLEEARWI encoded by the coding sequence ATGAAAAAGACGCTTCAAATCGCCAATATCCTGGCCCTGATTATTACTTTAATCGTCAATTATCTCTCCAATACGGGTATCTTCAATGGCAATACAATGGCCACGGTTTCGGCCCGGTACCAGAATTTCTTCACGCCTTCCGGTTACGCATTTTCTGTATGGGGGCTGATCTATCTGGCGCTCGCGGCGTTTGTCATTTATCAAAGCCGAGGTCTTTTCAATGACAAGCCTGTCCCTACCATTGTCGAAAAAATAGGGTGGCTTTTTGTTATTTCCTGCGCGGCCAATTCGCTCTGGGTCTTCGCCTGGCTGTACGACTATACCGGTCTTTCAGTCATTATAATGGCTATTTTACTCTCTTCACTGCTTCTCATTGTGTTCCGTACACGCATGGAAATGGATGTCATTCCTATTAAAAAAATTGCGCTGACCTGGTGGCCTTTTGCCCTTTACCTGGGCTGGATCACCGTCGCTATCATCGCTAACTTCGCAGCATATCTGACCAAAATCCAATGGAACGGTTTTGGACTTGCCGATACAACCTGGACCATCATCATGCTATGCGCTGCCGGAGTAATTTTTGTCGGCCTGACCTGGGTCAGAAACCTCCGGGAGTCGTCATTAGTAGGCATATGGGGACTGGTAGCGGTTGCGGTGGCCAATTGGAACCAAACTCCGGCGGTCGCTTACACCGCCATCGCAGTTTCCGCGGTTATATTTTTAAGTAGCATGCTCCATGCTTACCGCAACAGGGGCCGACATTTTCTGGAAGAAGCGCGTTGGATTTAA
- a CDS encoding GNAT family N-acetyltransferase produces MEIAYSFDRIPTAQQIIELYNAAGLPRPTHDEKRIQQMYENSNLVVTAWVGEQLVGVSRCITDWVWSCYLADLAVSPDHKTTGIGKRLIELTKEKVGEQTMILLLSVPTAMEYYPKVGFSKENRSFIIHREK; encoded by the coding sequence ATGGAAATTGCTTACAGCTTCGACCGGATTCCTACCGCACAGCAGATCATCGAGCTTTATAATGCCGCCGGTCTGCCAAGACCAACTCATGATGAAAAACGTATTCAGCAAATGTATGAGAACTCGAACCTGGTCGTTACAGCCTGGGTTGGAGAGCAGCTTGTGGGTGTCAGCCGCTGCATTACCGACTGGGTTTGGTCGTGCTACCTCGCTGACCTCGCCGTAAGTCCGGATCATAAAACGACTGGGATCGGCAAAAGGCTCATTGAACTGACAAAAGAAAAAGTCGGCGAGCAAACCATGATCTTGCTGCTTTCAGTCCCTACCGCCATGGAATATTATCCCAAAGTAGGGTTCAGCAAAGAAAATCGGAGCTTCATTATACATAGAGAGAAGTAG
- a CDS encoding FAD-dependent oxidoreductase, giving the protein MNVIQNKKIAIVGGGPGGLTLARLLQMKGADVKVYERDLNKDVRVQGATLDLHEESGLNALQQAGLTEAFKANYRPGADKMRILDKKATILFDDDFTSAEEAYRPEIDRGPLRKILLESLQPGTVVWDSYLLTLEELDGSWVLKFQNGTEAVADLVIAADGANSKIRPFITPIQPFFAGLTVVEGAVYDSENAVPELHKLLNGGKIFAMGDEKSIIVASKGDGSMVFYTGSKTDEDWVATSGIDFNDKAQVIAWFGQEFAGWDVVWLDLFTNAESHFIPRPQYCMPLDQTWKPLPNLTMLGDAAHLMPPYAGEGVNMAMLDALELSICLTSDTFPDLHSAIAHYETEMRARAAEVGQLTLDQTASIHSANAISDMLEMFS; this is encoded by the coding sequence ATGAATGTCATTCAAAACAAAAAAATAGCCATTGTGGGTGGAGGCCCGGGTGGATTGACACTCGCCAGACTGTTACAAATGAAAGGCGCCGACGTAAAAGTGTACGAAAGAGATTTGAACAAGGACGTGAGAGTGCAGGGGGCCACATTGGACTTGCACGAAGAATCGGGACTAAATGCATTACAGCAGGCCGGGTTAACGGAAGCCTTTAAAGCCAATTACCGGCCAGGAGCTGACAAAATGCGGATATTGGATAAAAAGGCAACGATTTTGTTCGACGACGATTTCACTTCTGCCGAGGAGGCATACCGACCGGAAATAGACCGCGGCCCGCTGAGAAAGATCTTACTGGAATCTTTACAGCCTGGTACTGTGGTGTGGGATAGCTACTTATTAACGCTCGAAGAGCTGGACGGTTCCTGGGTGCTCAAATTTCAAAATGGAACCGAAGCTGTGGCCGACCTGGTGATCGCGGCAGACGGAGCCAACTCCAAAATAAGGCCATTCATTACACCAATACAACCATTTTTCGCTGGCCTTACAGTAGTGGAAGGCGCAGTATATGATTCTGAGAACGCGGTGCCCGAACTTCACAAACTCTTAAACGGCGGGAAAATATTCGCTATGGGCGACGAAAAATCGATCATTGTGGCATCAAAAGGGGACGGGAGTATGGTATTTTACACCGGTTCCAAAACCGATGAAGACTGGGTGGCGACGAGCGGGATCGATTTCAATGATAAAGCACAGGTCATTGCCTGGTTCGGGCAGGAATTTGCCGGCTGGGATGTGGTATGGCTGGATTTGTTCACCAATGCGGAATCCCATTTTATACCACGGCCGCAGTATTGCATGCCGCTGGACCAGACCTGGAAGCCGCTGCCGAACCTCACCATGCTGGGCGACGCCGCGCACCTGATGCCCCCATATGCGGGAGAAGGTGTGAATATGGCGATGCTGGACGCGCTGGAACTGAGCATATGCCTTACCAGCGACACATTTCCCGACCTGCATTCGGCCATTGCACATTATGAGACGGAAATGCGTGCACGCGCCGCGGAAGTAGGGCAGCTTACTTTGGATCAAACGGCTTCCATTCACTCGGCGAATGCAATTTCCGACATGCTTGAAATGTTTTCCTGA
- a CDS encoding TetR/AcrR family transcriptional regulator — translation MRPKNLEKEESIRSIALKIILEEGLENLSMQKLAKAANVSPRTIYIKYENKEDFLIKLFIDEVLVVYEEAVLLDFDETADFEAGVKRIWQNIFAYFKDNRQSFALMQYGKSSPLLNKAFQARNISEGQYFAPVHRFLRNQVAAGVIADLPNQAHRALLFSPVLDLVNEYFEHLDRPQQIITEKLVEDCCAAVIKGMLK, via the coding sequence ATGAGACCGAAAAATCTGGAAAAAGAAGAATCCATCCGCAGCATCGCGCTGAAAATCATTTTGGAGGAAGGCCTGGAAAACCTGAGCATGCAAAAACTGGCGAAAGCTGCGAACGTATCGCCCCGCACCATTTACATCAAATACGAGAACAAGGAAGATTTTCTCATTAAACTATTTATTGATGAGGTCCTAGTCGTGTATGAGGAGGCAGTACTGTTGGATTTTGACGAAACTGCTGATTTTGAAGCCGGTGTGAAAAGGATCTGGCAGAACATATTTGCCTATTTTAAGGATAACAGGCAATCCTTTGCGCTGATGCAATACGGGAAATCTTCGCCGTTGCTCAACAAGGCTTTTCAGGCACGGAACATTTCCGAAGGTCAGTACTTCGCACCTGTTCACCGGTTTTTGAGAAATCAGGTTGCTGCGGGAGTCATAGCAGATTTGCCGAATCAAGCGCACAGGGCATTGCTATTTTCCCCGGTTCTGGACCTGGTCAACGAGTACTTCGAGCATTTGGACAGACCGCAGCAGATCATTACCGAAAAACTGGTGGAGGATTGCTGCGCGGCTGTGATAAAAGGAATGCTTAAATAA
- a CDS encoding cytochrome-c peroxidase, with amino-acid sequence MTNRFFRTLCAAVVILLSAAIFRPDAGNKMSAAQQAGKIYRDEMHRLDSLLAAYPAYFMDSNYAARIRVYTDLARQFKRVELFFLYFYPEKAYTTMWQPIQSTKQPAGPPLPDNFLIAGPFGIDADSIVAKSSKASRDFEKMFITRAANNFRATMAETQYEKNIPQITDAQMMEALKMQMFNMSSVGLGNGDFQLNPVNLACVQAEIQVWSKVMRIYLSQLPKSSKKLRSEVEDLLDKTEKYFVVNTDFDAFNRMELITQYLNPLSVHLTTVRKTLNIPAGTRFAALNPEANNLFEADIFNLRFFMPDTSARLFKERSELGKVLFFDPILSDNNERSCASCHKPEMAFTDGLGKSISFTLDQLPRNAPTVINSVFQPSQFWDSRVNSLEDQADSVIMNPNEMHGTSFEVVTDRITASEEYIRLFNKAFPETITQGISRKHIKSAIASYERTLVGLNSRFDKYMRGEKTALNTQEINGFNVFMGKGRCGSCHYAPLFNGTLPPHFTISDHRSLGVPVKDTMSKYELDSDIGLQHSSRNPLFKASFKIPTVRNAALTAPYMHNGIYRSLDQVVDFYNHGGGNKFAFRIFLSILPDSLNLSVTEKKDLISFVHALTDTLGTSTRPRYLPEIKGKHAALNDRIIGGKF; translated from the coding sequence ATGACAAACAGATTTTTTCGGACGCTATGCGCGGCCGTAGTGATTTTGTTATCCGCTGCTATTTTCCGCCCCGACGCTGGAAATAAGATGAGCGCAGCCCAACAGGCGGGGAAAATTTATCGCGATGAAATGCATCGGCTGGACTCCCTGCTGGCAGCCTACCCCGCATACTTTATGGACAGTAACTACGCTGCGAGAATTCGTGTTTACACCGATTTGGCCCGTCAGTTCAAGCGTGTGGAGCTTTTCTTTCTATATTTTTACCCGGAAAAGGCCTATACTACCATGTGGCAGCCGATCCAATCGACCAAGCAACCTGCCGGGCCACCATTGCCTGATAACTTCCTGATAGCAGGGCCATTTGGCATTGATGCAGACTCTATTGTTGCCAAAAGCAGTAAGGCCAGCCGCGACTTTGAAAAAATGTTCATTACCCGCGCCGCCAATAACTTTCGGGCGACAATGGCTGAAACACAATACGAAAAAAACATTCCGCAAATAACGGACGCGCAGATGATGGAAGCCCTGAAAATGCAAATGTTCAACATGAGCAGCGTAGGGCTTGGTAATGGCGATTTTCAGTTGAACCCTGTCAATTTAGCATGCGTACAGGCCGAAATTCAGGTTTGGAGCAAAGTCATGCGAATTTACCTGTCGCAACTTCCCAAATCTTCCAAAAAGCTCCGTAGCGAGGTTGAAGATTTACTCGACAAGACTGAAAAATACTTTGTGGTCAATACTGATTTCGACGCATTCAACAGAATGGAATTGATCACTCAGTACCTCAATCCATTATCCGTACATTTGACTACGGTCAGAAAAACGTTGAACATTCCTGCCGGTACCCGTTTCGCAGCGCTCAATCCCGAAGCCAACAACTTATTTGAGGCTGATATTTTCAATTTGCGCTTTTTCATGCCCGACACTAGCGCCAGGCTTTTCAAGGAACGCTCCGAACTGGGCAAAGTCCTGTTTTTCGACCCGATTCTTTCCGATAATAACGAACGGTCCTGCGCATCTTGCCACAAACCCGAAATGGCATTTACCGACGGTTTGGGCAAAAGTATAAGCTTTACCCTCGATCAGTTGCCCCGTAATGCGCCGACGGTTATCAATTCGGTTTTTCAGCCCTCGCAGTTTTGGGATTCCCGTGTTAATTCCCTCGAAGACCAGGCTGATTCTGTGATCATGAACCCAAATGAAATGCACGGAACATCATTTGAGGTCGTGACCGACCGCATTACCGCCAGCGAAGAGTACATCAGGCTTTTCAACAAAGCATTCCCGGAAACGATCACGCAAGGAATATCCCGAAAACACATTAAAAGTGCCATTGCGTCTTACGAACGGACATTAGTAGGCCTCAATTCACGGTTTGACAAATATATGAGAGGCGAGAAAACCGCTTTGAATACGCAGGAAATTAATGGTTTTAATGTCTTTATGGGCAAAGGCCGCTGCGGAAGCTGTCATTATGCGCCGCTGTTTAACGGTACCCTCCCACCCCACTTCACCATTTCCGATCATCGTAGTTTGGGCGTCCCGGTGAAGGATACGATGAGCAAGTACGAGCTCGATTCGGACATTGGTTTGCAGCATTCCAGTAGGAATCCACTATTCAAGGCTTCATTTAAAATCCCGACTGTCAGAAATGCAGCGCTCACGGCACCGTATATGCATAACGGGATTTACCGGTCGCTCGATCAGGTGGTTGATTTCTACAATCATGGAGGCGGCAATAAATTTGCATTCAGGATCTTTCTATCCATTCTGCCGGACTCTCTGAACCTGAGCGTCACAGAAAAGAAAGACCTTATTTCTTTCGTACACGCACTCACCGACACCTTGGGCACCAGTACGAGGCCCAGGTATTTACCCGAAATCAAAGGCAAACATGCCGCACTCAATGATCGGATCATAGGAGGTAAATTTTAA
- a CDS encoding anthrone oxygenase family protein, protein MLTTSAILLTLFILNLGTAFGAGLYETIIIIPKWFPRSVGAGYTVDLAAMREIDSGRKFWAAVTTMPLTLLTFANLYFAAQAPQPAHDWWLAAALITLAERISTFSFFIPTIIKLQNVSSFPPSKVHSKVALWTRLNYVRCTLNLIAWILAIEALALYF, encoded by the coding sequence ATGCTGACGACCTCTGCTATACTGCTGACACTGTTTATTTTAAATCTCGGAACTGCCTTTGGTGCAGGCCTTTACGAAACTATTATTATTATCCCAAAATGGTTCCCCAGATCTGTGGGTGCTGGTTACACGGTTGACCTCGCGGCTATGCGCGAGATTGATTCAGGCCGAAAATTCTGGGCGGCAGTAACTACCATGCCGCTTACCTTGCTCACTTTTGCTAACTTATATTTCGCCGCGCAAGCGCCACAACCCGCGCATGACTGGTGGCTCGCGGCTGCGCTGATCACACTCGCGGAAAGGATCAGTACCTTCTCCTTTTTTATCCCGACGATCATCAAATTACAAAATGTGAGCTCGTTCCCCCCTTCCAAAGTCCACAGCAAGGTCGCACTATGGACCCGCCTGAACTATGTTCGCTGCACGCTAAACCTCATCGCCTGGATCCTCGCCATCGAAGCACTAGCGCTTTATTTTTGA
- a CDS encoding ABC transporter permease, which produces MIRNYFKIAFRNLSRNKTYAGINIFGLAMGLATCLLIILYISDELSFDKHHKDPDRIFRVATSSKLEDWSAAAGPVAAGLQNDFPEVEAAARILKFPGVKKMLLKYRQGATEKQFYEPNGYYADSTLFDIFTYDFKYGNAKTALSSPNTLVLSETVAEKIFGNTDPIGKTIKIGLFFGDFDYTVTGVFKDNHKSHVDAHMLLSMQNNDLGGWVSQQKNWATNNLFHTYVKLKQGTSAQAFEAKLPAFMDRNAAVDLKALGITKKLFLQAVPDIYLTSAIGNELSLNGSMTYLYIFGSIAAFLLLIACINFMNLSTARSEKRVREVGVRKVLGAFKKSLVYQFLSESLMLSVFGLLLALVFIQLFLPVFNDLTGKQLSILQNTDFILWIVGVTLVTGLFAGLYPAFFLSSFKPVNVLKGRLVNSISVVAVRKGLVVFQFTISIILILGAVVIWQQLSFIQNQNLGFNKEQKIVIPLKSNQTADHFRVLRDEVLANPHVVSASSGSAHPGGETVDDLLFYTENKSMNEAVDIHFAAVGENYIETLGFTMVAGRPFSRSFSGDSSSIILNERAVKELGYNAKTAIGKNIYFELNNVRGRMQIVGVVKDFNFESLHERIKPYGLTTTISDKYRYLIANVKTTDYGVLIASIEKSWNKLNPGTPFSYSFMNQDFQQRYDKELRTSRIVIYFTFIAIIIASLGLFGLATFSAAQRTKEIGIRKVLGASVMSIAGMLSREFVVLVLIAIVIASPVAWYGMQLWLQDFAYKIEIKWWVFALSGLVALVVALLTVSYQSIKAALMNPVESLRSE; this is translated from the coding sequence ATGATCCGTAACTACTTCAAAATCGCCTTCCGCAACCTTTCACGGAACAAAACTTACGCAGGTATCAATATTTTTGGCCTGGCGATGGGATTGGCAACCTGCCTGCTGATCATTCTTTACATTTCCGACGAGCTCAGTTTTGACAAACATCACAAAGATCCCGACCGCATATTTCGGGTGGCGACATCTTCCAAGTTAGAAGACTGGTCGGCTGCTGCGGGGCCGGTAGCTGCCGGGCTCCAAAATGATTTTCCCGAAGTAGAAGCAGCGGCCCGTATCCTGAAATTCCCGGGCGTTAAAAAAATGCTTTTGAAATACCGCCAGGGAGCGACGGAAAAGCAATTTTACGAACCGAATGGCTACTATGCCGACTCGACGCTGTTTGACATATTTACCTATGATTTCAAATATGGGAATGCAAAAACGGCTCTCAGCAGTCCCAATACATTAGTACTTTCCGAAACGGTGGCTGAAAAAATATTCGGCAACACAGATCCGATCGGCAAGACCATTAAGATCGGCCTGTTTTTTGGTGACTTTGATTACACGGTTACCGGTGTTTTTAAAGACAATCACAAGTCCCACGTCGACGCACATATGCTGCTTTCCATGCAAAATAACGACCTGGGCGGATGGGTTTCGCAGCAGAAAAACTGGGCAACCAATAATCTTTTTCATACCTACGTCAAGTTGAAACAAGGAACCAGCGCACAGGCCTTTGAGGCCAAGCTTCCGGCCTTCATGGACCGTAATGCCGCTGTGGATTTGAAAGCGCTGGGTATTACCAAAAAACTGTTTTTACAAGCGGTACCGGACATTTACCTTACATCGGCGATCGGCAATGAACTGTCGCTGAATGGCAGCATGACTTACCTGTATATTTTCGGCTCCATAGCCGCATTTTTGCTGCTCATTGCCTGCATCAATTTCATGAACCTGAGCACTGCGCGGTCCGAAAAGCGGGTGCGGGAAGTGGGTGTCCGTAAAGTGTTGGGTGCATTTAAAAAATCGCTGGTATACCAGTTTTTGAGCGAATCGCTGATGTTGTCGGTCTTTGGCTTGCTGCTGGCACTTGTTTTCATTCAGCTGTTCCTTCCTGTATTTAATGATCTTACCGGCAAGCAGTTAAGTATTTTACAAAACACTGACTTTATCCTCTGGATCGTGGGGGTAACCTTGGTTACGGGCCTGTTTGCCGGATTGTACCCCGCGTTTTTTCTATCATCCTTCAAGCCGGTCAATGTACTCAAAGGCAGGCTAGTCAATAGCATTTCGGTTGTTGCAGTTCGTAAAGGGCTGGTTGTTTTCCAGTTCACAATTTCCATTATACTGATATTGGGTGCGGTAGTGATTTGGCAGCAGCTATCCTTTATTCAAAATCAAAACCTGGGTTTCAATAAAGAGCAAAAAATCGTAATTCCGCTAAAAAGCAATCAGACGGCTGATCATTTCAGGGTTTTGAGGGACGAAGTTCTCGCCAATCCTCATGTGGTATCCGCATCCAGCGGATCGGCCCACCCCGGTGGGGAAACAGTCGATGACTTACTTTTTTATACAGAAAATAAATCAATGAATGAGGCGGTTGACATTCATTTCGCAGCAGTTGGAGAAAATTACATTGAAACATTAGGTTTCACAATGGTAGCAGGCAGGCCATTTTCCCGAAGCTTTTCAGGCGATTCAAGTAGTATCATTCTGAACGAGCGGGCGGTGAAGGAATTGGGTTACAATGCTAAAACAGCAATCGGGAAAAACATCTATTTCGAACTGAATAATGTGCGGGGAAGGATGCAAATCGTGGGTGTTGTCAAAGACTTCAATTTTGAAAGTCTGCATGAACGCATTAAGCCTTACGGACTGACGACGACTATTAGCGACAAATACCGGTATTTAATTGCCAATGTCAAAACCACGGATTATGGCGTTCTTATTGCCAGCATCGAAAAATCGTGGAATAAGCTCAATCCCGGTACTCCATTTTCGTATTCCTTTATGAATCAGGACTTTCAGCAACGCTACGACAAAGAGCTGCGCACCTCACGCATTGTCATTTACTTCACATTTATCGCCATTATAATTGCGTCTTTGGGATTGTTCGGTCTGGCTACTTTTTCTGCGGCGCAGCGTACCAAGGAAATAGGCATTCGCAAAGTGCTTGGAGCTTCTGTTATGAGCATTGCCGGGATGTTGTCCAGGGAGTTTGTGGTGCTTGTGCTGATCGCGATCGTCATTGCCTCGCCAGTTGCGTGGTATGGAATGCAGTTGTGGTTGCAGGACTTTGCCTATAAAATTGAAATTAAATGGTGGGTTTTTGCACTGTCAGGCCTGGTGGCCTTAGTTGTCGCGCTCCTCACGGTTTCCTACCAGAGTATCAAAGCGGCATTGATGAACCCCGTGGAGAGTTTGCGAAGCGAGTAG